GGCGCGGATGTGGGTGTCGACGGTCTCGGTGGAGATGCCGAGCTGCCCGGCGATGCGGCGGGTGGGTTCCCCGGCCGCGACCAGGCGCAGCACGTCCTGTTCGCGCTGGGTGAGCCCGCCCTCGGAGCGGCGCCCGCGCACGTCGCGGTGCACCCGGTGGGCGCGCAGGCCGCGCCGGGCCCGGCCGGCCAGCACGGTGAGCCCGGCGGTGTCGGCGAGCTCCTCGGCGCGCAGCAGGGCGGCCACGGCCCGGTCCCGGTCGGTGTCGGTGAGCCCGGCCGCGAGCAGGCAGCGGATCTGTTCGCGCAGGGCGACCGGGTGCCAGCTGTCGGCGGCGGCGGGGAAGCCGGTGCCGACGGCCCAGGCGGTCAGGGTGCGCCGGGCGGGGCCGGGCAGTCCGGTGGGGATCGGGGCGTGCGCGGTGAGGCCGAGGTCGTGGGCGGCCCAGCGGGCGGTGATCGCGTGTAGGCCGGCGAGCAGCCCGTCGCCGGTCGCGGTGCCGGTGCCGCGCTCGGGTTGCCCGTCGAGCCAGGCGGCTTCGCGGGTGACCCAGTCGGCGGCCGGGTGTGCCGGTGCGGTGGCCAGCCGGGCGCGGGCGGCGGCGAGCAGGCCGGTGTCGGCCTCGATCAGGGCGGTGGCGGCGGTGGCGTAGGCGCGGGCCTGCTCGGGCAGGGCCAGGTCGGTGAGGTTGCCGGCCTGCCGGAGCACCGCCTCGGGGTCGGTGTCGTCGCGCCGGCCGTGCAGGGCGAGGGCCCAGTCGGCGGCGGCCAGGAACCGGGTCTGCCAGCCGTAGGCCAGGGCGGTGCCGGCCGCGTCGGCGGCGCGCCGGGCGACGACGGCCGATTCGGTGAGCCGGCCGTCGGCGGCCAGGTGCTCGACCAGCAGCCAGGCGCTCCACCGGCTGATCAGCGGGTCGCCGGCCGGGTCGGCGGCCTGCGCCAGGGCGGTGTCCCAGCCGGGGACGCGGTGCTCGGCGCGGACGGCGGCCAGGGCGGCGGCGACACCGGGCGGCGGTGCCGGGTGCCGGGTGGCGATCTTGTCGGCCAGGTCGAGGGCGGACATCGGGGCGGTGTGCAGGGCGGCGAGCAGCAGGACCCGGTCGCGGGCGGCCAGGACCGCGGTGGCGGCGGTGTCCGGGACGCCGGTGACCGCGTCGCGGGCGGCCTCCGGGTCGCCGGCCTGCAGCAGGGCCTCGCCGCGCAGCACGGCGACTTCCAGGGCCAGCGGTGCGGCGGCGCCGGTGGGGCGGGCGCCGGCCGCGGCCAGGACGGTGGCGGCGTCGGCGGGCCGGCCGGCGACCAGGGCGGCGTCCGCGGCGGCCAGGCGTACCCGCAGGTCGACCGGGGTGTCCAGGCCGCAGGCGAACAGCAGCAGGTCGGCGCGTTCCCCGGCGGTGGCGTGGTCGGCGGCGGCCAGGGCCTGCCGGTACGCCCCGGCCGGGTCCCCGGCGGCGGCCAGGTGCCGGGCGGCCTCGGCCGGCGGGGTCAGCTGGGCGAGCCGCTGGTGCATGTCGGTACGGGCGGCGGCGTCGAGCAGGCCGGCGGCGGTCTCGGCGACGTAGGCGGAGACCGGGGACAGCGCGCCGCCCGGCTCGGCCCGCACCAGCCCGGCGGCGTGCAGGTCGGCGGCGCCGGGACCGAGCAGGGCGGCGTCGGCGGGCCGGCCGAGCAGGCCGAGGGCGGCCAGCGCGGTGCGCGCCGGGCGGGGCAGGTCGGCCAGGGCGGTGGCGATGGCGTACCCGATCTGGTCGATGTCCTGCCCGGCGGGGGCGCGCCCGGCGCCGGCCTGCCGGGCCAGCGCGATGATCGCCAGCGGGTTGCCGCCGGCCCGGGCGAGCACCTGGGCGAGGGTGGCCTCGTCGAGGCGCGCGGCGGTGCGCCGGGCCAGGGCCAGGGCGTCGTCGCCGGTCAGCGGCGGCACGCCCAGCCAGGCGGTGGCCGCCTCGCGCAGCGCCTGGTAGGCCTGGTCGCTCAGCCGGTGCGGGGTGCGCAGCGCGACCAGGACCCGGCAGGTGCGGGCCAGGTGCGGCAGGGCGGCGAGGGTGGCCGGGTCGCAGTGCTGCAGGTCGTCCAGGACGAGCAGCCCGCCCCGGACCCGGGACCGGACCGCCTCGGCCAGCAGGTGCACGTCGTCGCCGGGCAGCCGGGCGCGGACCGCGCGTGACAGGGCCAGGGCGGGCACGCCGGCGAGCATGGCCAGGCCGCCGCCGCTGTGCACGGGGCCGCCGGCGGCGGTGGCGATGCGCTGCAGCAGGGTGCTGCGGCCGCAGCCGGGCGGGCCGGTCAGGACGACGAGGGCCGGGCCGTGACGCAGAGTGGAGGATGCGGCCAGGTAAGGCTCGTCCGCCACTAGTGTCCTCCTCGCCTGGCACGAACTCGGGATCCCCGACGCGTCATCGGCATCCTAGGCTGTGCGGCGGGCAGGTGATCGTCCTGCCATCGCCGCGAGAAGGGCCCCGTTCGTGACGTCGACTGCCGCGTCCCGCACATTGTCGCTGACAGTGTGCTGCGCTGACGAGTCGTGGTGACCGGCCCGCTCAGCCACCGTCTGGCTACACTGTGTCACGAGATCGTCACGGAATTCGGTTCCCACGCTGGTGGCCAGGTACGACAGATCGGCAACCGTCTACACGAACCGTTACGGGTGGCGATCGCGGGTCGCCTGAAAGCCGGAAAGTCGACACTAGTGAACGCCCTGATCGGCCGGCGGGTCGCCCCGACCGCCGCCGGCGAATGCACTAGAGTCGTCACCCGCTTCCGGTACGGGCCGGCCGACCGCATCGACGTCGTCACCCGCGACGGCGCCCGCCGCAGCCTGCCACTCGACGACGACGGCATGATCCCCGCCCGGCTCGGCGTGCCCGCCACCCGGGTCGCCTACCTCGACGTCACCCTCACCAACGACCGGCTGCGCACCCTCACCGTCGTCGACACCCCGGGCCTGTCCTCCACCGACACCGCCAGCAGTGACCGCGCCGCCCGCGTCGTCGGCGACGCGCCCTTCGACGACGACATCGACGCCGACTCCGAACGTGAGGTCGCCGCCGCCGAAGCCGTCGTCTACGTGTTCACCCAGGCCGTGCGCGCCGACGACGTACGCGCCCTGGACGCCTTCCACGACGCCTCCGCCCGCCTCGCCGCCTCCCCGATCAACGCCCTCGCCGTCCTGGCCAAGGTCGACACCCTGGCCGGTGGCGCCGACGACCCGTGGCCGATCGCCGCACCCCTGGCCCAGCAGCAGGCCGGCCTGCTGGCCCGCACCGTCGGCGACGTCGTCCCGCTGGCCGGGCTGCTCGCCGAGACCGCCGGCGCCGGCCGGCTCACCGACGCCGACCGCGACGCCCTCACCCGCCTGGCCGCCCTGCCCGGCCCCGACCTGCAGCTGCTGCTGACCTCCGTCGACCTGTTCCGCACCGGGCCCGCCCCGCTGGACGCCGAGCGCCGCGAACGCCTGCTCGCCCGCCTCGACCTGTACGGCATCGGCTACGCCTGCGCCCAGCTGGCCGCCGAACCCCGCCTGGGCACCGGCGAACTGGTCCGCCGGCTGCTCGCCGTCTCCGGCTTCCCCCGGCTCGCGCACACCCTGCGGCAGTCGTTCGGCTGGCGCTCCGACGCGATCAAAGCCGGCTGGGCGCTGACCCGGCTGGAACGCCTGGCCGGGCACACCGGCGACCCGCGGCTGCGCACCCGGGTCCGCGACGCCCTCGAAGACGTGCTGCGCGACCCCGCCTACCACCGGCTGCGGCTGCTCGACGCCGCCCAGCGCGCCGCCACCGGCGCCGTGCGGCTGCCCGCCGACCGGGAGACCGAACTGATCCGGCTGGCCACCTCCGACGACCCGGCCTACATCCTGGGCCGGCCCGGCGCCGGCGCGAAGGACCTGATCGCCGCCGCCGGCCGGTGGCGCGCCTACGCCGTCGACGGCGCCGGGCCCGCCCAGGCCCGGATCGCGCACATCGCCCACCGCGGCTTCCAGCTGCTCGCGCAGGAGGTACGCCATGCGTGACCTGACCGCCACCCTGGACACCGCCGTCCGCGACGCCCTGGCCTATCTGCGCACCACCGACATGGACGCCGCCGCCGACCTCGCCGAGCTGCGCCGCCTGCACCTGACCCGGCCCGGCATCGTCGTCGTCGGCGAAACCAAACGCGGCAAGAGCTCGCTGGTCAACGCGCTGCTCGGGGTGCCCGGCCTGTCCCCGGTCGACGTCGCCGTCAGCACCGCCGCCTACCTCGACGTCGTGCCCGGCGACACGTTCACCGCCCGCGCCTGGCTGCCCGAGGGCGGCGAACCCGTCCCGGTCGACGACCTGGCCGACTGGGCCGCCGGCCGCCGCCGCGCCCGCCGCATCGAGATCACCCACCCGGCGCCGCTGCTGCGCTACCTGAGCCTGCTCGACACCCCCGGCGCCGGGGGCCTCGACCCGGCCCACGCCACCATCGCCCTGGACGCGGTCCGCCGCGGCACCGCCCTGCTGTTCGCCGCCGACGCCTCCGCCCCGCTGTCGCGACCCGAACTCGACTTCCTCGCCCAGGCCGCCGAACGCGTCGACGCCGTCGTGTTCGCCCTCACCAAGATCGACGCGTACCCGCAGTGGCGGGGCATCGCCGAGGACAACCAGGCCCTGCTGCACGCCCACGCCCCCCGGTTCGCCGCGGCACCCTGGTTCCCGGTCTCGGCCCGCCTGGCCGAACTCGCCCTGGCCGCCACCGACCCCGACCGGCAGGCCGCCCTCGCCGACGCCTCCAGGATCCCCGGCCTGCAGCACGCCCTGATCGAACTCGCCGGCCGCGGCCACCAGCTGCAACTGGCCAACGTGCTGCGCGCCGCCCGCGGCGAACTGGGCCGCCTGCAGGGCCTGGCCGAGGCCACCGTGCAGGCCGCGGCCGCCGACCCGGCCCGCCACGCCGGCCTGCGCGCCGACCGGGCCGCCCTGGCCGCCCGCAAACGCACCGAATCGCGGCAGTGGACCCTGCTGCTCGGCGCCGAGATCCAGCGCGCCCGGGTCGAGACCGTCGGGCTGCTGCGCAGCCGCATCGCCGACCTGCAGCAGGAGATCGGCGCCCGCATCGAGACCTCCCGCGGCGACCAGCTCAGCAAACTCCCCGACGACCTCGACATCCACCTGCAGGCCGTGGCCGCCACCGTCTCCGAACACCTGCAGACCACCTTCGCCCAGGTCGCCGAGACGGTGCTGGCCAGCGCGTTCGACACCGGCGAGCGCGACGCCGTGCTCGGCAAGGTCAACGCGACGCTGCGGCACACCCTGGCCGCCACCCCGCCGCGCGACGGCTCCGGCGACAACCTGCTGATCGCCCTGTCCGCCGGCGGCATCGCGTTCATGGCCGGCCGCGGCGCCGCCCTGGGCATGTCGGTGCTCGGCGCCGCCGGCGGCCTGCTCGTCCCGGTCGCCGGCCTCGGCCTCGGCCTGGCCGCCGGCGGCTACGTGCTGTACCGCCGGCGCGTGCACAGCGACCGCCAGCACGCCCGGACCTGGCTGCGTGACGTGCTCGGCGAGGCCCGCGCCGCCCTCGCCGACGAGATCACCGTCCGGTTCACCGACCTGCAGTACGCCCTGTCGGTGGCCCTCGACGACGCCGTCGAACGCCGCCTCAAGGACCTCGACGCGCAGATCGCCGAGATCGACGCGGCCGCCGCCGAGGACGCGGCCGGCCGCGCCAGACGCCGCGCCGCGGCACAGCAGCAACTCGACACGGTACGGGTACGGGTACGGCAGGCCGACGAGGCGCTGCTGCGGGCCCGGGCGTTGACGCCGGCACCCATCGACGACGAAAGGCAGAAATGAGCGACCACTGGGGTGGCTTCGACCACCACGACGATCTTCCGGATCTCGCCGACACGCACGACGTGCCGCAAGCCCACGATCTGCCGGACCTCTCCGACATCGCGGAGCATCACGAGGACGATGTTCCCGCATGGGAGCACCACGATCCGGTGCTCGATCACGACGATCTTCCGGACACCCCCGACACGCACGACGTGACGGCGGACGACTTCCCGCCCGCCCTCGACGTCGGCGACCTGCCCGAGCCCGTCGACGGCTTCCCCTGGGTCGACGCCGCCACCCTCGGCACCCCCGGCGCCTACCAGCCGGACGTCGACCCGGTCGACCCGCACGAGCTGGCCGCCTCCGCCGGCGTCGAGATCCCCGAGGGCACCGATCCGTGGACCGCCCTCGCCGCCTCCGACGACCCCGCCGTCAGCGCCCTCGCCCGCTGGTGGACACCCGATGAACAGTGAGAAGAATCTCGCCTGAACGACCCGCGGATGGCATCATGTGCCCGCACCGACGAACCCTGGAGCGCACACGATGGCCGTCACCGGCACCCCGACCCCCGTCCCGGCCGGTAAACGCGAACGCACCGGCTGGTACCTCTACGACTGGGCCAACTCGGCGTTCTCCACCACGGTCATCACCGTCTTCCTGGGGCCGTTCCTGACCAGCGTCACCGAACGGGCCGCCGGCTGCGCC
This window of the Actinoplanes oblitus genome carries:
- a CDS encoding LuxR C-terminal-related transcriptional regulator, with the translated sequence MADEPYLAASSTLRHGPALVVLTGPPGCGRSTLLQRIATAAGGPVHSGGGLAMLAGVPALALSRAVRARLPGDDVHLLAEAVRSRVRGGLLVLDDLQHCDPATLAALPHLARTCRVLVALRTPHRLSDQAYQALREAATAWLGVPPLTGDDALALARRTAARLDEATLAQVLARAGGNPLAIIALARQAGAGRAPAGQDIDQIGYAIATALADLPRPARTALAALGLLGRPADAALLGPGAADLHAAGLVRAEPGGALSPVSAYVAETAAGLLDAAARTDMHQRLAQLTPPAEAARHLAAAGDPAGAYRQALAAADHATAGERADLLLFACGLDTPVDLRVRLAAADAALVAGRPADAATVLAAAGARPTGAAAPLALEVAVLRGEALLQAGDPEAARDAVTGVPDTAATAVLAARDRVLLLAALHTAPMSALDLADKIATRHPAPPPGVAAALAAVRAEHRVPGWDTALAQAADPAGDPLISRWSAWLLVEHLAADGRLTESAVVARRAADAAGTALAYGWQTRFLAAADWALALHGRRDDTDPEAVLRQAGNLTDLALPEQARAYATAATALIEADTGLLAAARARLATAPAHPAADWVTREAAWLDGQPERGTGTATGDGLLAGLHAITARWAAHDLGLTAHAPIPTGLPGPARRTLTAWAVGTGFPAAADSWHPVALREQIRCLLAAGLTDTDRDRAVAALLRAEELADTAGLTVLAGRARRGLRAHRVHRDVRGRRSEGGLTQREQDVLRLVAAGEPTRRIAGQLGISTETVDTHIRASMRKLGARTRTEAAALAFARPDTGRGTSDNSEDGR
- a CDS encoding P-loop NTPase family protein — encoded protein: MNALIGRRVAPTAAGECTRVVTRFRYGPADRIDVVTRDGARRSLPLDDDGMIPARLGVPATRVAYLDVTLTNDRLRTLTVVDTPGLSSTDTASSDRAARVVGDAPFDDDIDADSEREVAAAEAVVYVFTQAVRADDVRALDAFHDASARLAASPINALAVLAKVDTLAGGADDPWPIAAPLAQQQAGLLARTVGDVVPLAGLLAETAGAGRLTDADRDALTRLAALPGPDLQLLLTSVDLFRTGPAPLDAERRERLLARLDLYGIGYACAQLAAEPRLGTGELVRRLLAVSGFPRLAHTLRQSFGWRSDAIKAGWALTRLERLAGHTGDPRLRTRVRDALEDVLRDPAYHRLRLLDAAQRAATGAVRLPADRETELIRLATSDDPAYILGRPGAGAKDLIAAAGRWRAYAVDGAGPAQARIAHIAHRGFQLLAQEVRHA
- a CDS encoding dynamin family protein; its protein translation is MRDLTATLDTAVRDALAYLRTTDMDAAADLAELRRLHLTRPGIVVVGETKRGKSSLVNALLGVPGLSPVDVAVSTAAYLDVVPGDTFTARAWLPEGGEPVPVDDLADWAAGRRRARRIEITHPAPLLRYLSLLDTPGAGGLDPAHATIALDAVRRGTALLFAADASAPLSRPELDFLAQAAERVDAVVFALTKIDAYPQWRGIAEDNQALLHAHAPRFAAAPWFPVSARLAELALAATDPDRQAALADASRIPGLQHALIELAGRGHQLQLANVLRAARGELGRLQGLAEATVQAAAADPARHAGLRADRAALAARKRTESRQWTLLLGAEIQRARVETVGLLRSRIADLQQEIGARIETSRGDQLSKLPDDLDIHLQAVAATVSEHLQTTFAQVAETVLASAFDTGERDAVLGKVNATLRHTLAATPPRDGSGDNLLIALSAGGIAFMAGRGAALGMSVLGAAGGLLVPVAGLGLGLAAGGYVLYRRRVHSDRQHARTWLRDVLGEARAALADEITVRFTDLQYALSVALDDAVERRLKDLDAQIAEIDAAAAEDAAGRARRRAAAQQQLDTVRVRVRQADEALLRARALTPAPIDDERQK